One genomic window of Caballeronia sp. SBC1 includes the following:
- a CDS encoding FUSC family protein, translating into MASLAGDVTAPGLREIARLLAPFPGRASIVTRIALICALTVLVTSAYGTPEAASSVYIVLFLNRPDRVTSVVTSIALLLLVTVIVGIVMVVAIFCINEPALRVASMAVLSAVFLFMTSASKLRPVGAIVAMIIGYGLDELGLAPIGEAATRGLLYAWLLVAIPIGVAMVVNLLFAPSPRRLASVQLARRLRLASRRLTDTATDAERAAFDVCVREGDHQIMAWLKVSKLEGTSTDADSAALRQAAASTTAILVATDLASSEPGARLPAPCTARLAETMDQMATMLEAGGYPVDVVVDMPEAAALMPLAALVFANLRAALEGFTVPPLAAEASPDPAPAEHAPERRGFFDADALTNPDHIRYALKTTAAAMFCYLLYQQLDWQGIHTCFITCYMVSLGTTAETVEKLTLRITGCLIGALIGTAAIVFVTPALTSAGELMALVFVGAWLAAWVAMGSPRIGYAGMQIAFAFFLCVIQGAAPAFDLTLARDRVIGVLIGNVVTYLMFTRVWPVSIAGRIDATLGSLVAQWTRIAHTADAGTRSALVAGALAQYGGLRQNLGLIHYEPSWVRPVPAWIASRRRVLAELGALEAPLSLAAGRAGAVADTRLRELARRIAPGEYADGSAGQRATDTQALRADLAVGGASDPGVNALLNVIDTRFGQIADAARSSEPKEATTDARP; encoded by the coding sequence ATGGCCAGTCTTGCCGGTGACGTCACCGCGCCCGGTCTGCGCGAAATCGCGAGGCTGCTCGCGCCGTTTCCAGGGCGCGCGTCAATCGTCACACGTATTGCGCTGATTTGCGCGCTGACGGTGCTCGTCACGAGCGCATACGGAACGCCCGAGGCCGCGAGTTCGGTGTATATCGTGCTTTTCCTGAACCGGCCCGATCGGGTGACGAGCGTCGTAACGTCAATTGCATTGCTACTGCTCGTGACCGTGATCGTCGGGATCGTGATGGTGGTCGCGATCTTCTGCATTAATGAGCCGGCGCTGCGTGTTGCCAGCATGGCGGTGCTGTCGGCCGTGTTTCTGTTCATGACGTCAGCGAGCAAGTTGCGGCCCGTCGGGGCGATAGTTGCCATGATTATCGGCTACGGACTCGACGAACTTGGCCTGGCGCCGATCGGCGAAGCGGCGACGCGGGGCCTGCTGTACGCATGGTTGTTGGTCGCGATTCCAATTGGTGTTGCGATGGTCGTGAATCTGCTTTTCGCGCCCTCGCCGCGCCGGCTCGCCAGCGTGCAGCTCGCGAGGCGCCTGAGGCTCGCCTCGCGTCGCCTGACGGACACGGCGACCGACGCCGAGCGCGCTGCATTCGACGTGTGCGTGCGCGAGGGTGACCATCAGATCATGGCGTGGCTCAAGGTCTCGAAGCTCGAAGGCACGTCGACAGATGCCGACAGCGCGGCACTGCGTCAGGCGGCTGCGTCCACTACAGCGATCCTGGTCGCGACGGATCTCGCCTCAAGCGAACCCGGCGCGCGGCTGCCCGCCCCATGCACGGCGCGGCTTGCCGAAACGATGGACCAGATGGCCACGATGCTCGAAGCCGGCGGCTATCCCGTGGACGTTGTAGTGGACATGCCCGAGGCAGCCGCACTAATGCCGCTGGCCGCGCTCGTGTTCGCCAACCTGCGCGCGGCGCTGGAGGGTTTCACCGTGCCGCCCCTGGCAGCCGAGGCGTCACCGGACCCGGCGCCGGCCGAGCACGCGCCTGAACGCAGGGGCTTCTTCGACGCGGACGCGCTCACCAATCCCGATCACATCCGCTACGCGCTGAAGACCACGGCAGCAGCTATGTTTTGCTACCTGCTGTATCAGCAGCTCGATTGGCAGGGAATCCATACGTGCTTCATCACCTGCTATATGGTGTCGCTTGGCACGACGGCCGAGACTGTCGAGAAGCTGACATTGCGGATCACCGGCTGTCTCATCGGTGCTTTGATTGGCACGGCGGCGATCGTGTTCGTGACGCCTGCCCTGACGTCGGCCGGCGAGCTGATGGCGCTGGTTTTCGTGGGAGCGTGGCTGGCCGCGTGGGTCGCGATGGGGTCGCCGCGCATCGGCTACGCCGGCATGCAGATCGCATTCGCGTTCTTCCTGTGCGTGATCCAGGGCGCGGCGCCTGCATTCGATCTGACGCTCGCGCGCGACCGCGTGATCGGCGTGCTGATCGGTAACGTGGTGACCTACCTGATGTTCACGCGCGTCTGGCCAGTCAGCATTGCCGGCCGGATCGACGCGACGCTCGGCTCGCTGGTCGCGCAGTGGACGCGGATCGCGCACACGGCGGACGCCGGCACCCGCAGTGCGCTTGTCGCGGGGGCGCTCGCTCAGTACGGCGGCCTGCGCCAGAATCTAGGCCTGATCCACTACGAGCCGTCGTGGGTGCGTCCCGTGCCCGCCTGGATCGCGAGCCGGCGGCGTGTGCTCGCGGAGCTCGGGGCGCTGGAGGCACCGCTCTCCCTCGCGGCCGGCCGCGCAGGCGCAGTGGCCGATACGCGACTGCGCGAACTCGCGCGGCGGATTGCGCCCGGCGAGTACGCGGATGGAAGTGCCGGCCAGCGCGCCACCGATACGCAAGCGCTGCGCGCTGATCTCGCCGTTGGTGGCGCATCGGACCCCGGCGTCAACGCATTGTTGAACGTGATCGATACGCGGTTCGGTCAGATTGCCGATGCCGCGCGCTCATCCGAACCGAAGGAGGCGACGACCGATGCGCGCCCTTGA
- a CDS encoding M20 aminoacylase family protein, whose amino-acid sequence MGLNIIDADIDELVALRRDIHANPETAFDETRTSELVAAKLRAWDIETHTGVGKTGVVGIIRGTRTTSGMGRAIALRADMDALPMEEEGRPLHRSLRQGVFHGCGHDGHTAMLLGTARHFSRHRDFAGTIVLIFQPAEETGGGALAMLADGLETRFPFDEIYAIHNAPHFAPGTFGVRDGAMLASCDELRIDVNGVGGHGSSPERTKDPIAASAQLVCALQTVVSRAIDPASVAVLSIGSIHAGSTSNVIPSHAQMTGTMRTFDESVRERMKARIESICAGVALATECEIAVTFYGSSPATINHREQAAAAATAAEEVFGAANVLRDFPPLNGSEDFSEFLLRRPGAYVLLGQGGVYCHHPEFDFNDEVLPLGVRFFVTLALARLEA is encoded by the coding sequence GTGGGACTGAACATCATCGATGCGGACATCGACGAACTGGTTGCATTGCGGCGAGACATTCACGCCAATCCGGAAACGGCATTCGACGAGACGCGCACGAGCGAACTCGTTGCCGCGAAACTGCGCGCGTGGGATATCGAAACCCATACGGGCGTGGGCAAAACGGGCGTGGTCGGCATCATTCGGGGCACACGCACGACGTCGGGTATGGGGCGCGCAATCGCGTTGCGAGCCGACATGGACGCGCTGCCCATGGAAGAAGAAGGACGCCCGTTGCATCGCTCCTTGCGGCAAGGGGTATTTCACGGTTGCGGGCACGACGGCCATACGGCGATGCTGCTCGGCACAGCGCGCCATTTCAGCCGTCATCGCGATTTCGCGGGGACGATCGTGCTGATCTTTCAGCCCGCCGAGGAAACCGGCGGCGGTGCGCTGGCTATGCTGGCCGATGGGCTCGAAACCCGCTTTCCATTCGACGAGATCTACGCCATACACAATGCGCCGCATTTCGCGCCCGGCACGTTCGGCGTGCGCGACGGCGCCATGCTGGCGTCGTGCGATGAGTTGCGAATCGATGTGAACGGCGTCGGCGGTCATGGTTCGTCGCCTGAAAGGACAAAGGATCCTATCGCGGCTTCGGCGCAGCTCGTCTGCGCGCTGCAGACTGTCGTGAGTCGCGCGATCGACCCTGCTTCGGTCGCCGTGCTCAGCATTGGCAGCATTCATGCAGGTAGCACGTCGAACGTGATTCCTTCGCATGCGCAGATGACGGGCACCATGCGTACCTTCGACGAAAGCGTGCGCGAACGGATGAAGGCACGTATCGAGTCCATCTGCGCGGGCGTCGCGCTCGCGACCGAATGCGAGATCGCGGTGACGTTCTACGGCAGCTCGCCCGCGACGATCAACCATCGCGAGCAGGCCGCAGCCGCCGCCACCGCAGCCGAAGAGGTGTTCGGCGCGGCGAACGTCCTGCGTGATTTTCCGCCGCTCAACGGCTCCGAGGACTTCTCCGAATTTCTACTGCGCCGCCCCGGTGCTTACGTGCTGCTCGGCCAGGGCGGGGTCTATTGCCATCATCCCGAGTTCGACTTCAACGACGAGGTGCTGCCGCTCGGTGTGCGCTTCTTCGTGACGCTGGCGCTCGCACGCCTTGAGGCGTAG
- the mdtN gene encoding multidrug transporter subunit MdtN, translating to MKMAGVNPKPAWKGRVIAAAIVLLGAAALWYAYDRSSRFPSTDDASIDADVVHVASPVGGRIARVAVEENQRVAKGDVLFEIDPLPYRLAVEQGQADVELARAALATRHRSVIGETSNAAIAADQTRRAAHNYDLATRSVERLRPLAAQGYVSAQQFDQAVVAQRDANVSLAQAKEQQRSSAQTIGDDADAIATLHAREAALAISRRALDDTIVRAPFDGYVTGLSILAGETVAPNQSIFTLIHAGEWFAVANFRETALGAIEVGDCATVYSLIDRKQAMRGKVIGIGAGITDTDRVNVPHGLPYVQQSVNWVRVAQRFPVRVRIEAPAERLVRVGASAIVEVRHGQSCR from the coding sequence ATGAAAATGGCCGGCGTGAATCCCAAACCCGCATGGAAGGGGCGCGTCATCGCAGCGGCAATCGTCCTGCTTGGCGCGGCGGCATTATGGTATGCATACGATAGGTCGTCGCGCTTTCCTTCGACCGATGACGCAAGCATTGACGCCGACGTCGTACATGTCGCGTCGCCCGTCGGCGGCCGGATCGCGCGGGTTGCGGTCGAGGAGAATCAGCGGGTTGCGAAGGGCGACGTGCTGTTCGAAATCGATCCCTTGCCGTACCGGCTTGCGGTCGAGCAGGGACAGGCCGATGTCGAACTGGCCCGCGCAGCGCTGGCGACGCGCCACCGCTCGGTGATCGGCGAGACGTCGAACGCCGCGATCGCCGCCGACCAGACCCGCCGTGCGGCGCACAATTACGACCTCGCGACGCGCAGCGTCGAGCGGCTGCGGCCGCTCGCGGCGCAGGGCTACGTGTCCGCGCAGCAGTTCGATCAGGCGGTCGTCGCGCAGCGGGACGCGAACGTGTCGCTGGCGCAGGCGAAGGAGCAGCAGCGATCGTCTGCGCAGACGATCGGCGACGATGCCGACGCCATCGCCACGCTGCATGCGCGCGAGGCCGCGCTGGCCATATCGCGGCGTGCGCTCGACGATACCATCGTGCGCGCTCCGTTCGACGGCTACGTGACGGGTCTCTCGATTCTTGCCGGCGAGACAGTCGCGCCGAACCAGTCCATCTTCACGCTGATCCACGCGGGCGAATGGTTCGCGGTCGCGAATTTTCGCGAGACGGCGCTCGGTGCGATCGAAGTCGGCGACTGTGCGACCGTGTACTCGTTGATTGACCGCAAACAGGCGATGCGCGGCAAGGTGATCGGCATTGGCGCCGGAATCACGGACACCGATCGTGTGAACGTGCCGCACGGCCTGCCGTATGTGCAGCAGTCGGTGAACTGGGTGCGCGTCGCGCAGCGCTTCCCGGTTCGCGTACGGATCGAAGCACCGGCGGAGCGGCTAGTGCGGGTGGGCGCGAGCGCGATCGTCGAGGTCCGGCATGGCCAGTCTTGCCGGTGA
- a CDS encoding ABC transporter substrate-binding protein — protein sequence MNQYLLPALAAVALVVAQSAQAETLRFGTDPTYPPYEYKLPSGQLVGLDIDIGNALCAAAHVKCEWVEGSFDGLIAGLQSRKFDAINASLAATAARQAVMDFTTPLYPADIRLVAAKAAHLQPTAASLAGKRIGVLQGSTQAAFAKQNWAAHGVVIVEYQDQDSVYADLENGRLDGTLVVGAAAQLGFLAKPEGKNFELAGAQIVDPALLSASSVIGVRKTDAHTLQMLDAGIAQLRQNGTIDRLTHKYLGTATTTK from the coding sequence ATGAACCAGTACCTGCTGCCGGCGCTCGCCGCCGTGGCCCTCGTCGTCGCACAGTCCGCGCAGGCCGAAACATTGCGCTTCGGTACCGATCCGACTTATCCGCCGTACGAATACAAATTGCCGAGCGGCCAGCTCGTGGGGCTCGACATCGACATTGGCAATGCCCTGTGCGCTGCCGCCCATGTGAAATGCGAATGGGTGGAGGGGAGTTTCGACGGTTTGATTGCCGGGCTGCAATCGCGCAAGTTCGATGCTATCAATGCGTCGCTCGCCGCCACAGCCGCGCGACAGGCGGTGATGGATTTCACAACACCGCTGTACCCAGCGGACATTCGCCTCGTCGCCGCGAAGGCCGCTCACTTGCAGCCCACAGCGGCATCGCTCGCCGGTAAGCGTATCGGCGTGCTGCAAGGTTCGACGCAGGCGGCATTCGCGAAGCAGAACTGGGCCGCGCATGGTGTGGTGATCGTCGAGTATCAGGACCAGGACAGCGTCTACGCCGACCTCGAGAACGGACGGCTCGACGGTACGCTGGTCGTCGGCGCCGCCGCCCAACTGGGCTTCCTCGCAAAACCGGAAGGCAAGAACTTCGAACTGGCCGGCGCACAGATCGTCGATCCGGCGCTGCTCTCCGCAAGCAGCGTGATCGGCGTGCGCAAGACCGACGCGCACACGCTACAAATGCTCGACGCCGGGATCGCTCAACTCAGGCAAAACGGCACCATCGACCGGTTAACGCACAAGTACCTGGGCACTGCGACAACCACGAAGTAA
- a CDS encoding TolC family protein — protein sequence MRALEPTPWLIALTAAGLAGCATSSLDLAPPAPDRPWQPQTNAFGDIVPGPPRTGADAARAGYSLPNSTGLAFVEPAAQLDANHAYTLPELVDLAESTNPLTRIAWNDARNAALAAGIAKAAYLPQLSATAMGGYQASSGSASTPLGNNSTSSDIHGTVSLLALQWLLFDFGGRRARVDAATQLSVAANVAFTAVHQRVIHDVSIAYYGYEAASARAHTAQQALDNAGGILTAARARLKQGVGTVVEVAQATQNQAQANLAKVQSDGAESDSYLNLVSALGISPLSKPTIAPLPPRALSPALHQSVDEIVADAIARRPDVQGAYALEQANQARIRAAEAAFMPKVFVSATAAYGTGSTAITAVPPVGDQAATVNLSGSHRSGNVFVGVTIPLYDGGLRSAVLMQARNDADSASAQFTRTREEAVRQIVVAQNALSTSLASNDAAKALVAAAQTTYNAAFAAYRHGVGPITDALLSQNQLIAAQNAYADSYSAALSAAASLALATGEIGAIAPDGDPAW from the coding sequence ATGCGCGCCCTTGAACCGACGCCCTGGCTGATCGCATTGACCGCGGCCGGGCTCGCGGGATGCGCGACGTCTTCGCTCGATCTTGCGCCGCCCGCGCCCGACCGTCCGTGGCAGCCGCAGACGAACGCCTTTGGTGACATCGTACCCGGACCGCCGCGTACCGGTGCCGATGCCGCGCGTGCCGGCTACTCGTTACCGAACAGCACCGGGCTGGCCTTCGTTGAGCCCGCTGCGCAGCTTGATGCGAACCATGCGTACACGCTGCCAGAACTGGTCGATCTCGCCGAATCTACCAATCCGCTGACGCGGATCGCCTGGAACGACGCACGCAATGCGGCGCTCGCGGCGGGCATCGCGAAGGCCGCGTATCTGCCGCAGCTCAGTGCGACGGCGATGGGCGGTTATCAGGCGTCGAGCGGCTCCGCGTCCACGCCGCTTGGCAACAACTCGACCAGTTCGGACATTCACGGGACGGTGTCCCTGCTCGCACTGCAATGGCTGCTGTTCGACTTCGGCGGCCGCCGCGCGCGCGTCGATGCGGCCACGCAGCTATCGGTCGCCGCGAACGTCGCGTTCACGGCTGTGCACCAGCGCGTGATCCACGACGTAAGCATTGCTTACTATGGGTACGAAGCCGCCTCTGCACGGGCGCATACCGCACAGCAGGCGCTCGACAACGCGGGCGGCATCCTCACCGCCGCGCGCGCACGGCTGAAGCAGGGCGTGGGCACGGTCGTCGAGGTTGCACAGGCAACGCAGAACCAGGCGCAGGCGAATCTTGCGAAGGTCCAGTCGGATGGTGCGGAGAGCGACAGCTATCTGAACCTGGTGTCCGCACTCGGAATCTCGCCTTTGTCGAAGCCGACAATTGCCCCCCTGCCGCCGCGCGCGCTGTCGCCGGCGCTGCACCAGTCGGTCGACGAGATCGTCGCCGATGCGATTGCGCGACGGCCGGACGTGCAGGGCGCGTATGCGCTCGAGCAGGCGAACCAGGCGAGGATCCGCGCGGCCGAGGCAGCGTTCATGCCGAAGGTGTTCGTGTCCGCGACGGCCGCGTACGGCACCGGCAGTACGGCGATCACGGCGGTTCCACCGGTCGGCGATCAGGCGGCGACCGTGAACCTGAGCGGCAGCCACCGTAGTGGCAATGTGTTTGTCGGCGTGACGATCCCGCTGTACGACGGGGGCTTACGGTCCGCCGTGCTGATGCAGGCGCGCAACGACGCGGATAGTGCGTCCGCGCAGTTCACGCGGACCAGGGAGGAGGCCGTCCGGCAGATTGTCGTGGCGCAGAACGCGCTCTCCACAAGCCTCGCATCAAACGATGCCGCGAAGGCGCTGGTCGCCGCCGCGCAGACGACCTACAACGCGGCGTTTGCTGCGTACCGGCACGGCGTCGGTCCGATAACCGACGCGCTGCTTTCGCAGAACCAGCTGATCGCCGCGCAGAACGCGTATGCGGACAGTTACAGCGCCGCGCTGTCTGCCGCCGCCTCGCTCGCTCTGGCGACGGGGGAGATCGGGGCGATCGCGCCCGACGGAGACCCAGCCTGGTGA
- a CDS encoding LysR family transcriptional regulator → MKTTQLRTLVAVAEHGTLMAAAEALCLSQPAVSKSIKELEARVGVQLLLRSGSGIRLTPYGEVLLRHARTVVAEIARAEQELEEMKSSVGRTLEIGVSLLAASIVVPDAIHAFRMRFPDVQLDVHEYQTTRLIDGLRDGSFDMCIGFTGEGDPSNEYRVTPLGNVSQSLAVKRGDPLAGEKRLARLREAHWLYNYTRKSVPAFWAALIARSGADATGEVIAPPSRMTVCTARRLYTELASEPGVVSVWPDLQLNEEIERGALERVALDIALPRLALSLIERKDRVLGGAAEYFIDCLKSKALPD, encoded by the coding sequence ATGAAAACCACCCAATTGCGTACCCTCGTGGCCGTTGCCGAGCACGGCACGCTGATGGCCGCTGCCGAAGCGCTGTGCCTGTCGCAGCCTGCCGTGTCGAAGAGCATCAAGGAGCTGGAAGCGCGCGTCGGCGTCCAGCTGCTGCTGCGCAGCGGCTCGGGTATCCGCTTGACGCCATATGGCGAAGTGCTGCTCAGGCATGCGCGCACCGTCGTGGCTGAGATTGCGCGGGCCGAGCAGGAACTGGAGGAGATGAAGTCCTCGGTTGGCCGAACACTCGAGATTGGTGTATCGCTACTCGCCGCGTCGATAGTCGTGCCGGACGCGATCCACGCGTTCCGTATGCGGTTTCCCGATGTGCAGCTCGACGTGCACGAGTACCAGACGACGAGGCTTATCGACGGCCTGCGCGACGGCTCGTTCGACATGTGCATCGGCTTTACCGGAGAAGGCGATCCGAGCAATGAGTACCGCGTGACACCGCTCGGCAACGTGTCGCAATCGCTGGCGGTCAAGCGGGGCGATCCACTTGCGGGTGAGAAGCGGCTTGCACGTTTGAGGGAGGCGCACTGGCTCTACAACTACACGCGCAAGAGCGTGCCCGCATTCTGGGCCGCGTTGATCGCGCGTTCGGGCGCCGACGCTACAGGCGAGGTCATTGCGCCGCCGTCGCGCATGACGGTCTGCACCGCGCGACGGCTTTATACGGAGCTCGCGAGCGAGCCGGGAGTGGTGAGCGTCTGGCCGGACTTGCAGCTTAATGAGGAAATCGAGCGCGGCGCGCTGGAGCGCGTTGCACTCGATATCGCGTTACCTCGCCTTGCGCTCAGTCTGATTGAACGCAAGGATCGCGTGCTAGGCGGCGCGGCGGAGTATTTCATCGATTGTTTGAAAAGCAAGGCGCTGCCGGATTGA